One segment of Methylocella silvestris BL2 DNA contains the following:
- the thpR gene encoding RNA 2',3'-cyclic phosphodiesterase — MPRLFTGIEIPPEVATDLSLMRGGIYGARWIDVENYHITLRFIGDIDDSSADDVHMALEQIRRKPFEVTLETLGSFGGDKPRAIVAKAKPAAPLVELQAQQERLLRRIGIAPEPRKFTPHVTLARLRAASSMAVADYLSTRGFFFSRRFEASRFVLFSSRASTGGGPYVVEAAYPLG, encoded by the coding sequence ATGCCCCGCCTCTTCACCGGCATCGAAATTCCGCCGGAAGTCGCGACCGATCTGTCCCTGATGCGCGGCGGCATTTATGGCGCGCGCTGGATCGATGTCGAGAACTACCACATCACCCTGCGCTTCATCGGCGACATCGACGATTCCTCCGCCGACGACGTTCACATGGCGCTGGAGCAGATCCGCCGAAAACCGTTTGAGGTGACCCTGGAAACGCTCGGTTCTTTCGGCGGGGACAAGCCCCGCGCGATTGTCGCCAAGGCGAAGCCAGCGGCCCCCCTCGTCGAATTGCAGGCGCAGCAGGAGCGGTTGCTGCGACGGATCGGCATTGCGCCGGAGCCGCGCAAATTCACGCCGCATGTGACGCTGGCGCGGCTTCGAGCGGCCTCGTCCATGGCGGTCGCCGATTATCTGTCGACGCGCGGGTTTTTCTTCTCGCGCCGCTTCGAAGCCAGCCGCTTCGTGCTGTTCTCCTCACGCGCCTCGACGGGCGGCGGCCCCTATGTCGTCGAGGCGGCCTACCCGCTGGGATAG
- a CDS encoding phasin family protein → MANNSPEFQEFSKAQLEAATTSSSAFVKNLKTIAEEATTYSAQSIAKVSTLIEELRSAKSFEGAMHIQSEYTKTFFADFIAYLTKVGELYSNLSKEALKPIEAVVAKAQIGKDKLPVQVVAEVQTSKDKQLEPAVH, encoded by the coding sequence ATGGCTAATAACTCGCCGGAGTTTCAAGAGTTTAGCAAAGCGCAACTCGAGGCCGCGACGACCTCGTCGTCCGCCTTTGTCAAAAACCTAAAGACCATTGCTGAAGAAGCGACAACTTATTCGGCGCAGTCGATCGCAAAGGTCTCGACCTTGATCGAAGAGCTGCGCAGCGCCAAGTCTTTCGAGGGCGCGATGCATATCCAGTCCGAATATACCAAGACGTTTTTCGCGGACTTCATTGCATATCTGACGAAAGTCGGCGAACTCTATTCCAACCTCTCCAAAGAAGCTCTCAAGCCGATCGAAGCCGTCGTCGCCAAGGCTCAAATCGGCAAGGACAAGCTACCCGTTCAGGTCGTCGCTGAGGTTCAAACCAGCAAAGACAAGCAACTCGAACCGGCAGTCCATTGA
- a CDS encoding LysR family transcriptional regulator, giving the protein MDTLLSGSDYNQLRAFVAVGEFLSFSRAAEALGVSPSALSQTVRAFEERVGARLLNRTTRSVALTDAGEILLGRVRPAVTELGDALVQTRCSGERPTGLVRVHSFRLAGERYLEPILGRFARDFPEVVLDVTLDDAVEDVVAGRYDIAIRIGEVIERDMIAVQLGPALRQIAVASPAYLERHGKPEHPRDLLQHRCVRWRWPGRATPYAWEFFENGAWFEVAVDGPLIVNDKNLAVSAALQAAGIAFAVEDVVREQIGSGALVSLLEPWCADFPGYFLCYSSQRQMAPAVRALIDTVRSAAG; this is encoded by the coding sequence ATGGATACCCTTCTCTCTGGCAGCGACTACAACCAGCTGCGGGCCTTCGTCGCGGTGGGCGAGTTTCTCAGCTTCAGCCGCGCGGCCGAGGCGCTCGGGGTGTCGCCGTCGGCCCTGAGCCAGACGGTGCGGGCCTTCGAGGAACGCGTCGGCGCCAGATTGCTGAACCGGACGACGCGCAGCGTCGCGCTGACCGATGCGGGGGAGATCCTGCTCGGTCGCGTCCGGCCTGCTGTGACCGAGTTGGGCGACGCGCTCGTCCAGACGCGCTGCTCAGGCGAGCGGCCGACCGGCCTCGTTCGCGTCCATTCTTTCCGTTTGGCGGGAGAACGATATTTGGAGCCGATACTGGGCCGGTTCGCGAGGGACTTTCCTGAGGTGGTGCTTGACGTCACTCTCGACGACGCCGTCGAGGACGTGGTCGCCGGCCGCTATGATATCGCCATCCGGATCGGGGAAGTGATCGAGCGCGATATGATCGCCGTGCAGCTTGGCCCCGCTCTACGCCAGATTGCGGTCGCCTCCCCTGCCTATCTCGAGCGCCACGGCAAGCCGGAGCACCCTCGCGATCTGCTCCAGCATCGATGCGTCCGTTGGCGCTGGCCGGGGCGGGCGACGCCCTATGCGTGGGAATTTTTCGAAAATGGCGCTTGGTTCGAGGTGGCGGTCGATGGGCCATTGATCGTCAATGACAAGAATTTGGCCGTTTCCGCTGCTCTGCAGGCGGCAGGAATCGCCTTCGCAGTGGAGGATGTCGTCAGGGAGCAGATCGGCTCCGGCGCCTTGGTCTCCCTGCTTGAGCCATGGTGCGCCGACTTTCCCGGCTACTTCCTCTGTTATTCCAGCCAGCGCCAAATGGCGCCGGCCGTGCGTGCCCTCATCGACACGGTTCGGAGCGCCGCCGGCTGA
- a CDS encoding oxidoreductase, with amino-acid sequence MKTWFITGISRGFGLELARAALAKGDRVIGTVRQGRPDLPSDAGQLHVLKLDTTDGPAIQTTVEQAFALAGRIDVIVNNAGYGQLGPLEMATDAEVERVFDVDIIGPIRLLRAALPHLRAQRSGHILNITSIAGRAPGPGSALYAAVKFALEGLSASLAQEVTPFGVKVTAVAPGAFRTDFLSTHSLRKSELDGDAYAPTVGRAFAAFDAMAGAQAGDPARAARAMIEIVDADSPPLHLLLGSDALRRAREQMDATAKDMDRWEELTRSTDFPAK; translated from the coding sequence ATGAAGACATGGTTTATTACCGGCATTTCGCGAGGGTTCGGCCTCGAGCTTGCCCGGGCGGCGCTCGCAAAGGGAGATCGCGTCATCGGCACGGTGCGGCAGGGACGGCCGGATCTTCCGTCGGACGCCGGTCAGCTTCACGTGCTGAAGCTCGATACGACCGACGGGCCAGCGATCCAGACGACTGTGGAACAGGCGTTCGCGCTGGCGGGGCGCATCGATGTGATCGTGAACAACGCCGGCTACGGCCAGCTCGGCCCGCTCGAAATGGCGACCGACGCCGAAGTGGAGCGCGTCTTCGACGTCGATATCATCGGGCCCATCCGTCTGCTTCGGGCCGCCCTGCCCCATCTGCGGGCGCAAAGATCCGGACACATCCTCAACATCACATCGATTGCGGGGCGGGCGCCCGGACCGGGCTCGGCGCTTTACGCGGCGGTCAAGTTCGCGCTGGAAGGTTTGTCCGCGTCGTTAGCTCAGGAGGTAACGCCCTTTGGCGTCAAGGTGACGGCCGTAGCGCCTGGCGCGTTCCGGACCGATTTCCTGTCGACCCATTCCCTCCGGAAAAGCGAGCTGGACGGCGACGCCTACGCGCCGACCGTCGGGCGCGCCTTCGCGGCCTTCGACGCGATGGCCGGGGCGCAGGCCGGCGACCCGGCGCGCGCCGCGCGGGCGATGATCGAGATCGTCGATGCGGACTCCCCGCCGCTTCATCTCCTGCTTGGGTCCGACGCCCTCCGCCGCGCGCGGGAACAGATGGACGCCACGGCCAAAGATATGGATCGGTGGGAGGAGCTGACGCGCAGCACCGACTTTCCCGCGAAGTGA
- a CDS encoding cytochrome P450 gives MMDFSPAAAVLPRPPAPAPRAGPLGPLQTMWVLRKNPIETWTRAHFELPILVGPTILGTIAVLSEPGAIRRFLVDNAANYRKDALQKRVLGEGLREGLLMAEGDDWRVQRRTLAPLFTPKTIASFAPAMNLAAEKLVARWMNFRDGRLFDVQPEMARVTLDALGRTLFSDGLGRDPSEFTTALTRYFLTLGTLDPFDLLDFPDWAPRFGRSGGRAALGFFEDVVDTIVARRKRLIAQDAGAAPRDLLTLLLEAQDPQTGAGLTGAEVRSNIVTFIGAGHETTANALIWSLFLLSISPEWRARLAEEADAVLAGPIEQYAERLVETRAVIEEAMRLYPPVASISREAIDFDTLAGRRIRKRTLVMVSQWVLHRHRLLWDEPDVFDPRRFLPGAREKIDRFAYLPLGAGPRICIGGAFALQEAAIILAHIMRSFTLETRKGYEVKPVQHITLRPEGGLPMILRRRRV, from the coding sequence ATGATGGATTTCTCCCCTGCCGCCGCGGTTTTGCCCCGCCCTCCCGCGCCGGCGCCGCGCGCGGGGCCGCTCGGGCCGCTCCAGACCATGTGGGTCCTGCGCAAAAACCCGATCGAAACTTGGACCCGCGCGCATTTCGAACTGCCGATCCTCGTCGGACCCACCATCCTCGGGACGATCGCGGTGCTGAGCGAGCCGGGCGCCATCCGCCGCTTCCTCGTCGACAACGCCGCCAATTATCGCAAGGACGCCCTGCAAAAGCGCGTGCTCGGGGAGGGGCTGCGCGAGGGGCTGCTGATGGCCGAGGGCGACGACTGGCGCGTCCAGCGCCGGACGCTGGCGCCGCTGTTCACGCCCAAAACGATCGCCTCCTTCGCCCCGGCGATGAATCTGGCCGCCGAAAAGCTCGTCGCGCGCTGGATGAACTTCAGGGACGGGCGGCTGTTCGACGTCCAGCCGGAAATGGCGCGCGTCACCCTCGACGCGCTGGGCCGCACCCTGTTTTCCGACGGGCTGGGCCGCGATCCGAGCGAATTTACCACGGCCTTGACCCGCTATTTCCTGACCCTCGGAACGCTCGACCCGTTCGATCTGCTCGATTTTCCCGATTGGGCGCCACGCTTCGGACGCAGTGGCGGCCGCGCGGCGCTCGGCTTCTTCGAGGACGTCGTCGACACGATCGTCGCTCGGCGCAAGCGGCTGATCGCGCAAGACGCGGGAGCCGCGCCGCGCGATCTCCTCACCCTGCTGCTTGAGGCGCAGGATCCGCAGACGGGCGCCGGACTGACAGGCGCCGAAGTCCGCTCGAACATCGTCACCTTCATCGGCGCCGGCCATGAAACCACGGCGAATGCTCTGATCTGGTCATTGTTTTTGCTGTCGATATCGCCTGAATGGCGCGCCCGCCTCGCGGAAGAAGCCGACGCCGTTCTCGCGGGGCCCATCGAGCAATATGCCGAGCGCCTCGTTGAGACCCGCGCCGTGATCGAGGAGGCGATGCGGCTTTATCCGCCCGTCGCGAGCATCAGCCGCGAGGCGATCGACTTCGATACGCTCGCCGGCCGGCGCATCCGCAAGCGAACGCTGGTGATGGTGTCGCAATGGGTGCTGCACCGGCACAGGCTGTTGTGGGACGAGCCGGACGTCTTCGATCCGCGCCGCTTCTTGCCGGGCGCGCGGGAAAAAATCGACCGCTTCGCCTATCTGCCGCTCGGAGCCGGGCCGCGAATCTGCATCGGCGGCGCTTTCGCGCTGCAGGAGGCGGCGATCATCCTCGCCCATATCATGCGCTCTTTCACGCTTGAGACGCGCAAAGGCTATGAAGTGAAGCCGGTGCAGCACATCACGTTGCGGCCGGAAGGCGGCCTGCCGATGATCTTGCGACGGCGGCGCGTTTAA
- a CDS encoding arylsulfotransferase family protein: protein MRKSVGCSQQWGRRIACSAAAASLGAALVGSEAVLAAPTTAPPVTILTSSPFVSPGYFFISPFGGQTTYANGAEILDHSGNVIWFHAVPAGQEASDFRVQHYRGKPVLTWWQGAGLGGLAQGVDYIYDDHYRQIATVNAGNGLSADGHEFLITPRNTALILAYAAATADLTSIGGPANQAVINGVVQEIDIRTGKVLFQWNSEDHVPFSESQQPLPGSASSPWDWFHVNAIKIDADGNYLIDARDTWTAYKVSRKTGAIVWRLGGKNSTFKLEAAPGQTLNNAGKIFAWQHDPEALGDNTYTFFDNESAGAGNTGSGATNELGYSRAVTVRLNERKHIATLIKSDKQPEGLIAPSQGNAQTTDRDNLVVGWGSLPYFSEFNRSGNLLFNAQFPAGVNTYRAYLLPWRPGRLELGSH, encoded by the coding sequence TTGCGCAAGTCCGTAGGGTGCTCGCAACAGTGGGGTCGGCGCATCGCCTGCTCGGCGGCGGCGGCCAGCCTCGGGGCTGCGCTGGTCGGGTCGGAGGCTGTGCTCGCCGCCCCGACAACAGCACCGCCTGTGACGATCCTCACATCCAGCCCGTTCGTTAGCCCGGGTTACTTCTTCATCTCGCCCTTCGGCGGTCAGACCACCTACGCCAATGGCGCCGAGATCCTCGATCATAGCGGCAATGTGATCTGGTTCCACGCTGTTCCCGCGGGGCAGGAGGCGAGCGACTTCCGCGTGCAGCACTACCGCGGCAAGCCCGTCCTGACATGGTGGCAGGGCGCCGGGTTGGGGGGCCTTGCTCAAGGCGTCGACTACATTTACGACGACCACTATCGGCAGATCGCGACCGTCAACGCTGGCAACGGGCTGAGCGCAGACGGTCACGAATTCCTGATCACTCCGCGGAACACCGCGCTGATTCTCGCCTATGCCGCCGCCACCGCCGACCTAACATCCATCGGGGGTCCAGCCAATCAGGCGGTCATCAACGGGGTCGTGCAGGAGATCGACATCCGCACGGGCAAGGTGCTGTTCCAGTGGAACAGTGAGGACCACGTTCCATTCAGCGAGAGTCAGCAGCCGCTGCCTGGGTCTGCGAGCTCGCCCTGGGATTGGTTCCACGTCAACGCCATCAAGATTGACGCGGATGGCAACTACCTGATCGACGCTCGCGACACGTGGACGGCTTATAAGGTGAGTCGTAAAACCGGCGCAATCGTTTGGCGGCTCGGCGGCAAGAACTCCACCTTCAAACTGGAAGCTGCGCCTGGCCAGACTCTCAACAATGCTGGCAAGATCTTCGCGTGGCAGCACGACCCCGAGGCGCTTGGCGATAATACCTACACATTCTTCGACAACGAGTCGGCCGGAGCTGGCAACACCGGGTCCGGCGCCACAAATGAGCTCGGCTATAGCCGCGCCGTCACAGTGCGGTTGAATGAGCGGAAGCACATCGCGACCTTGATCAAATCCGACAAGCAGCCAGAGGGTTTGATCGCGCCGTCGCAGGGCAACGCCCAGACGACCGACAGGGACAACCTCGTCGTGGGGTGGGGTTCATTGCCCTACTTTTCAGAGTTCAATCGGTCGGGTAATCTTCTCTTCAACGCGCAGTTCCCCGCCGGCGTAAACACCTACCGCGCCTATTTGCTGCCTTGGCGGCCTGGCCGGCTGGAGCTTGGCAGTCACTAG